GCGGAGCGGGCGCGGGCGATGTCGGCGGCGAAGGTGGTGGTGGGCGAGGCCTGCCGCTTCGTCGGCGAGCAGGCGGTCCAGCTCCACGGCGGGATGGGCATGACCGAAGAGCTCGATATCGCGCACGGCTTCCGCCGCCTGTTCGCGATCGAGAAGCGCTTCGGCTCGACCCAGGACCACCTGGCGCGCTTTGCCCGGCTGCTCGCGGCCTGAGCAAGGCCGCCGGCGGGCGCGGGGAGGCGCAGCCCGGGAGCGGGGGGCGCTCAGGCCGGCGCCAGGCGGCGCGTCACCTTCGCTTCGCGGATCGGCAGGTTGACCAGCGCGGCCATGCCCGCGAGCGCGATGTCGGCGTACCACATCCAGCTGAAATCGCCGAACTCGACGAGCGCCAGGCCGCCGAGCCAGGCGCCGAGGAAGCCGCCGGTCTGGTGCGACAGCAGGGTGAGGCCGAACAGCGTGCCGAGGTAGCGCACGCCGAACAGCTTGCCGACGATCGCCGCGGTCGGCGGCACCGTCGCCAGCCAGGTGAAGCCGAGGCCGGCGGCGAACAGGTAGAAGGTCCATTCGGTGCGCGGCATCATCAGGTAGGCGGCGACCAGCAGCGCGCGCGAAGCGTACATCGCGGCGAGGATGTGCTTGCTGCGGTAGCGCGACACGCAGGCCCCGGCGTAGAGGCTGCCGGCGATGTTGGCCAGGCCGATGATGGCCAGCGACCAGCTCGCCACCGTGGGCGGCAGGCCGCACAGCTCGACTTCGCCTGGCAGGTGGGTGACGAGAAAGGCGATGTGGAAGCCGCAGGTGAAAAACCCCAGATGCAGCAGGCGGTAGCTGCGGTCCTTGAGCGCGTCGCCGATCGCCCGCAGCACGCCGTGGTCGGCCTCGGCGTGCGCCACCGGGGGGGCGCCGGCGCGCGTCAGGCGGCCGATCAGCGGCAGCGCGGCCAGCGTCATCAGCGCCATCGCCCACATCGCGCCCATCCAGCCCACGGTCTGGATCAGCTTCTGCAGGATCGGGGCGAACAGGAACTGGCCGAAGGAGCCGCCGGCGTTGATCACGCCCGAGGCGGTGCCGCGCGCTTCGAGCGGAATGCGCTGGGCGGCAGCGCCGATCAGCACCGAGAAGCTGGCCGCGCCGGAACCCATCGCCGTCATCAGCCCGATCGTCAGCACGAGGCCGAAGGCGGAGTCGATGAAGGGCGTGATCGCGCTGCCGAGCGCGAGCAGCAGCAGCGCGCCGACCAGCACCGGGCGGGCGCCGTAGCGGTCGGCGACGGCGCCCGCCACCGGCTGGACCGCCCCCCAGACGAACTGGGCCACCGCCATCGCCAGGCTGATGGTGGCGATTCCCAGCCCGGTGGCGGTGTTGAGCGGGCCGACGAAGAGACCCATCGACTGGCGTGCGCCCATCGTCACCAGCAGGATGCCGGCCGCGGCGAGGGTGGTCAGGAGGACGTCACGGGAGTCGAGCGAACGGAACATGGGGAGGCATCCGGAGCCGCGATCGGCGTTGAAGTATCGGCCCGCACTATAGTGGCCGGGGGCGCCGCCGGATAGCCTCGGGTGGTCCCGCTCGGCGGCCCGGGCTGCGGGGCGCGGCGCTCGTGCCGGCGTTGCCGGCTCCCGGGCGCCGGGCGGAACGGCGGTGCCGATCCCGCCCGCGGCCGGTGCGGGCGCCGATATGGGCGCCGATACGGCCCCGGCGATCGTGCACGGGGCCCCTCACGGATCCTTCGATGCAAAGATAAACCAATGTTTCAGCATGATTATTTCGTGAAACACGGCGCGCGCGGACTAGGCTTCGGGCGCGCTTCGGCGTAGAATCGCGCCCCTTCTCCACCAGCTTTCCGGCGCGGCGCGCATGATGCTCTACCCCACCCGTTTCGACGTCATCGTGGTCGGCGGCGGTCACGCCGGGACCGAGGCCGCGCTCGCCGCGGCGCGCATGGGGGCGGCCACGCTGCTGCTCACCCACAACCTCGAGACCCTCGGCGCGATGAGCTGCAACCCGTCGATCGGCGGCATCGGCAAGGGCCACCTGGTGAAGGAGGTCGATGCGCTGGGCGGGGCGATGGCCGCCGCCACTGACGAGGGCGGGATCCAGTTCCGCATCCTCAACGCCTCCAAGGGGCCGGCGGTGCGCGCCACCCGCGCCCAGGCCGACCGCGTGCTGTACAAGGCGGCGATCCGGACGCGGCTGGAGAACCAGCCCAAGCTGTGGCTGTTCCAGCAGGCGGTCGACGACCTCACCGTGGTCGGCGACCGCGTCACCGGGGTGGTGACCCAGATCGGCCTGCGCTTCGAGGCGCAGGCGGTGGTGCTGACCGCGGGCACCTTCCTCAACGGCCTGATCCACGTCGGCCTCGAACACTACCCGGCGGGGCGTGCCGGCGATCCGCCGGCGAGCTCGCTCGGCGCGCGCCTGAAGGAGCTGAAGCTGCCGCAGGGGCGGCTGAAGACCGGCACCCCGCCGCGCCTGGATGCGCGCACGATCGACTTCTCGGTGATGACGGTGCAGCCGGGCGACGACCCGGTGCCGGTGTTCAGCTTCCTCGGCCACCCCGGCCAGCATCCGCGCCAACTGCCGTGCTGGATGACGCAGACCAACGCGCGCACCCACGACATCATCCGTGCCAACCTCGACCGCTCGCCGATGTATTCCGGCGTGATCGAAGGCGTGGGGCCGCGCTACTGCCCGTCGATCGAGGACAAGATCCACCGCTTCGCCGACAAGGACAACCACAACATCTTCCTCGAGCCCGAAGGCCTGACGACCCACGAGATTTATCCAAACGGGATTTCCACCTCGCTCCCCTTCGACGTCCAGCTCGAGCTCGTGCGCTCGATGCGCGGGCTGGAGAACGCCCACATCCTGCGCCCCGGCTACGCCATCGAGTACGACTACTTCGACCCGCGCAACCTCAAGTCCAGCCTGGAAACGAAGTCGATCGCCGGGCTGTTCTTCGCCGGCCAGATCAACGGCACCACCGGCTACGAGGAAGCGGCCGCGCAGGGCCTGCTCGCCGGCGCCAACGCCGCGCTCCAGGCGCAGGGGCGGGCGCCGTGGTGCCCGCGCCGCGACGAGGCCTACCTCGGCGTGCTGGTGGACGACCTCATCACCCGCGGCGTGGCCGAGCCCTACCGCATGTTCACCTCGCGCGCCGAGTACCGCTTGAGCCTGCGCGAGGACAACGCCGACCTGCGCCTGACCACGAAGGGGCGCGAACTCGGCCTGGTGGATGACGCGCGCTGGGCGGCATTCTGCGCCAAGCGCGAAGCGATCGAGCGCGGCACCGCCGAACTGAAGGCCGCCTGGGCGCGGCCGGAGGCGATTCCGGCGGCCGAGCAGGAGCGCGTGCTGGGCAAGGCGCTCGAGCGCGAGCAGCGCTACTTCGAGCTGCTGCGCCGGCCGCAGACCGCCTACGCCGCGCTGATGAGCCTGCCCGGCGCGCCGGATGCGCCCGAGACCGACCCGCAGGTGATCGAGCAGATCGAGATCGCCGCCAAGTACCAAGGCTACATCGACCGCCAGCAGGACGAAGTCGCCAGGCAGGCCCAGGCCGAGGCCACCCGCCTGCCGGCCGACCTCGACTATGCCCAGGTGCGCGGGCTGTCGAAGGAAGTGCAGCAAAAGCTCACCCAGCACAAGCCGGAGACCATCGGCCAGGCGAGCCGGATCCAGGGGGTGACGCCGGCGGCGATCTCGCTGCTGCTGGTGTGGCTCAAGCGCCGCGAGCTGGCGGCGCGCGCCGGCGCGGCAGAACAAGCGCCCCCGGCGCGGAGGCCGGCGGCATGAGCGGACGTCTCGCCCCCTGCGCCGCCCAGCTCGCCGAAGGCATCGCCGGGCTGGGCCTCGTGCTGGCGCAGGAAACCGTCGACCTCCTGCTCGCTTTCGGCGAGCTGCTGCTGAAGTGGAACAAGGTCTACAACCTGACCGCGATCCGCAGTCCGCAGGAGCTCGTCACCCACCACCTGCTCGACGCACTCGCGGTGCTGCCCCACCTGGCGGCGGTGAATCGGCTTGCCGACATCGGCTCCGGCGGCGGCCTGCCCGGGGTGGTGCTGGCGATCGTGCGTCCCGCCCTGATCGTGACCTCGATCGAGACCGTGGGCAAGAAGGCGAGCTTCCAGCAGCAGGCGAAGATCGAGCTCGGCCTGGGCAACTTCGGCGTGCTGCACCAGCGCGTCGAGCAGGTGCGCGCCGCGGCGCTGCCCGGCGGCGCGGCCGACGGGGTGATCTCGCGCGCGTTCTCCAGCCTGGCCGATTTCGTCACCCTCTCCGGCCACCTCGTCGCCGAAGGCGGCGCGCTGTACGCGATGAAGGGACTGCGCCCGGACGCCGAGATCGCCGCCCTCCCGGCGGGCTGGGCGGTGAGCGCGATCCATCCGCTGGAAGTGCCCGGCCTCGGTGCCGAGCGTCATCTGCTGGTCATCCGCCGCGCGCCATGATGGGCGCGGAAACGATCGCGCCGCGGCGCGCCGTCCAACCCTTGCCAACGGAGTAGCCCGAATCGACCATGGCCAAGATCTTCTGCGTCGCCAACCAGAAAGGCGGGGTGGGCAAGACCACCACCTGCGTCAACCTCGCCGCCGCCCTCCACCGTGCCGGCCAGCGCACCTTGCTGATCGATCTCGATCCGCAGGGCAACGCAACGATGGGCAGCGGAATCGACAAGCGCAGCCTGAAGAACTCGGTCTATCCGCTGCTGGTCGGCCTGGTCGACCTTGCCGGCGCGCGGGTGAGCTCGCCTTCGGGGGGCTACGACGTGCTCCCGGCCAACCGCGACCTTGCCGGCGCCGAAGTCGAGCTGGTCAATCTCGAACAGCGTGAAAAGCGCCTGCGCAATGCGCTCGCCGCCTTCCACGACGAGTACGACTTCGTCCTCATCGATTGCCCGCCGTCGCTGTCGATGCTGACCCTCAACGGCCTGTGCTGCGCCCATGGCGTCATCATTCCGATGCAGTGCGAGTATTACGCGCTGGAGGGGCTGTCCGATCTGGTCAACACGATCAAGAAGGTGCACGCCAACCTCAACCGCGAGCTCAAGATCATCGGCCTGCTGCGGGTCATGTTCGATCCCCGGGTGACCCTGCAGCAGCAGGTCTCGGCTCAGCTCGAAAGCCATTTCGGCGACAAGGTGTTCCGCGCCATCGTGCCGCGCAACGTGCGCCTGGCCGAGGCGCCCAGCCACGGCATGCCCGGGGTTGTGTTCGACAAGGCGTCGAAGGGGGCGCAGGCCTACATGGCTTTCGCCCACGAGATGATCGAGCGCGCGAAAACTTTCTGAGCCCGACAAGACCATGAACAAACCCAGACTGAAGGGCCTCGGCCGCGGACTCGATGCGCTGCTCGCGGCCAACCACGAAGACGAGGCCGAAAAAGGCGCGCTGCAATCCTTGCCGACGATCGCCCTGCAGCCCGGCCGCTACCAGCCGCGCACCCGGATGGACCCGGGCTCGCTGGAGGAGCTGGCGGCCTCGATCAAGGTCCAGGGGGTGATGCAGCCGATCCTGGTGCGCCCGGTGGACGCCGACGCCTACGAGATCATCGCCGGCGAACGGCGCTGGCGCGCGGCGCGGATCGCCGGCCTCGTCGAAGTGCCCTGCCTGGTGCGCGAGATTCCCGACGAGGCGGCGCTGGCAATGTCGCTGATCGAGAACATCCAGCGCGAGGATCTCAACCCGCTCGAGGAGGCCGGCGGCATCCAGCGCCTGATCGACGAGTTCGCGATGACCCACCAGCAGGCCGCCGATGCCGTCGGCCGCTCGCGCCCGGCGGCGTCCAACCTGCTGCGCCTGCTCAACCTCGCCCAGCCGGTGCAGGAGCTGCTGATGGCCGGCGACATCGACATGGGGCACGCGCGCGCGCTGCTGCCGCTCGACGGTGCCGGCCAGATCCAGCTCGCCAACCAGGTCGCCGCCCGCCAGCTGTCGGTGCGCGATACCGAGCGCCTGGTGCAGCAGGTCCTCCATCCGCGCCAGAAAAAGCCTGCGCCCCAGCCCGACCGCGACCTGCTGCGGCTCGAGGAGGAAATCGCAGACGCGATCGGAGCCACGGTGAAGATCAAGGCCAACAAGAAGGGTGCGGGCGAAGTGATGATCCGCTTCGCCAGCCTCGACCAGCTCGACGGCCTGCTCGGCCGCCTGCGCTGAAGGGGCGCGGCCGGCGCTGTCGTGTCAGCGCCGGCCGCGCAGCCAGCCGGCGAAGCGCTGCACGAACTCCGGCACCTGGCTGTAGAGGTAGGCGGCGAGGGCGAGGTTGAGCAGCGCGGTGACGAGAAAGAGCTGCGGAACGCTGGCCCCGGCGGCGAGCAGCGCGGCGCCCATCGCCGCTGCGATCACCATGAAGAAGGCGTTGAGGATGTTGTTGCCGGCGATCACGCGCGAGCGGTGGGCAGGTTCGCTGCGGCGCTGGATCAGGGCGTACAGCGGCACAATGTAGAAGCCGCCGAAAACCCCGATCGCGACCAGATCGGCGAGCGCCCGCCAGCTTTCGCTGCGGGCGAGCACTTCGCCGATCGTCAGCGCCGCCGCCGCGGTGCCCGGCGCCGGGCTGCTCCACCACAGGTCGAGGGCGAACAGCGACAGGCCGATCGAGCCGAACGGCACCAGTCCGAGCTCGATGCGCCCGCCCGACAGGCGCTCGCACAGCAGGGAGCCGATGCCGATGCCGACCGAGAACAGCGCAAGGAGCAGGACCACCGCATGCTCGTCGCCGCCGAGGGTGTCCTTGGCATAGGCGGGGAACTGCGACAGGAAGACCGCGCCGTAGAACCAGAACCACGATACCCCGACGATCGACAGGAAGACGGTGCGATTGCCGCGGGTGAAGCGGAAGTTGCGCCAGGTCTCGGTGAGCGGGTTCCAGTTGATCCGCAGGCCGGGCGCGGCCGGCGCCGCCGCAGGGATGTGGCGGCTGGCGCCATAGCCGAGCACGGCGAGGGCGACGACGACGGCCGACACCCAGGCCATGCCTTGCGGCAGGGCGATCAGCACGCCGCCGGTGAGGGTGCCGACGAGGATGGCGACGAAGGTGCCCGACTCGACCAGGGCGTTGCCGCCGACGAGCTCGTCCTCGTGCAGGTGCTGCGGCAGGATGGCGTACTTGACCGGGCCGAACAGGGCGGACTGGGCGCCCATCAAGAACAGGCAGAGCAGCATCAGCACGAGCGATTCGAGGGCGAAGGCCATGCTGGCGAGCGCCATCACCGCGATTTCGAGCAGCTTGGTTAGGCGGATCAGCCGGCTTTTCTCGAACTTGTCGGCGATCTGGCCGGCGGTGGCGGAAAACAGGAAGAAGGGCAGGATGAAGAGGCCTGCGCACAGATTCACCAGCACTCCCGGCGCCAGCGTGGTGTAGCGGGCGGCATGGAAGGTGAGCAGCACGACGAGGGCGTTCTTGTAGACGTTGTCGTTGAACGCGCCGAGGAACTGGGTGAGGAAAAACGGCAGGAAGCGGCGCCGTCCGAGCAGCGCGAACTGGTGGCTCAATGCGGCCCTCCGGTGGAAGTCGTGGTGCGGCGAAGCCCGCGCGGTGCGCGACGGGGCGCCGGCCGGATCTGCTGCGATGACGGCACGGATGGTGGTGGCCGGGCTCGGTGCGTGTCAATATCGGCGGTGACCTGCGTCTTATATATGAGACAAGACTTTTATGTCCCTTTACTCTGCCCGGGTTTGACTTTGCTACGGTTAACCCCTAGTATTGACGGGATTTTTGGGCGGTCGCGGTGTGTTGCGGCTTGCCGGCGAGGAAAGGATGCACAAGGCAGTTCTGCTGCAGCTCGGCGCAACCCTTCTGGCAACGGCCATTGCGGCCGTTTTTTTCGGGTTGCGCGGCGCGCTGTCTGCCGCATCCGGCGGGCTGGCCTGCGTGCTGCCGAGCTGGTTCTTCGTCTGGCGGCTGACGGCGATGACGCGGCGCAAAGGCACCGCCTCCGTGGCGGCTTTTGTCGCCGGTGAGCTCGTCAAGCTCGCCTCGATCGTGGGATTACTTGGGCTGGTATTGGTGCTCTATCCGGACGTCCATTGGGGCGCGCTGCTGATCGGGCTGATACTGGCGCTGAAAGCGAATTTATTTGCATTTTTGGTAAAGACCTGACCATGGCTGGAAACGCTCCCACCGCATCCGAGTACGTCGTTCATCACCTGACGCACCTCAACAACACCGGTCACGCGCAAGAAAACATCGTGGACTGGAGTGTGATCAACATCGATTCGATGTTCTATTCGGTCGCCCTCGGTCTGCTCACCGTTTTCCTGCTGTGGCTCGCCGCGCGCAAGGCCACCTCGGGCGTGCCGGGGCGCTTCCAGGGCATCGTCGAGATCCTCGTCGACATGGTCGCCGATCAGGCCAAGGGCATCGTTCATAGTGCCGAGTCGCGCAAGTTCGTCGCTCCGCTCGCGCTCACCGTCTTCGTCTGGATCTTCCTGATGAACGCGATGGACCTGCTGCCGGTCGATCTGCTGCCGCGCATCTGGGAAGGGGTCTATGCCGCCGGTGGCGGCGATCCGGAGCACGCCTACATGCGCGTCGTCGCCACTGCCGACCTGTCCGCCGCGCTGGGCTTGTCGATCGGCGTGCTGCTCCTCTGCCTCTATTACAACGTCAAGATCAAGGGCGTCAGCGGCTGGGTGCATGAGCTCTTCACTGCGCCGTTCGGCAGCCATCCGCTGCTCTACCCGGTCAACTTCGCGATGCAGATCATCGAGTTCGTCGCCAAGACCGTTTCCCACGGCATGCGACTGTTCGGCAACATGTATGCCGGTGAGCTCGTGTTCATCCTGATCGCCCTGCTCGGCGGCACCGCCACCGTGTTCGGCTTCGTCGGTCATGTTGTTGCGGGCACCGTCTGGGCGATCTTCCACATCCTGATCATCACCCTGCAGGCCTTCATCTTCATGATGCTGACCCTGGTGTACGTCGGTCAGGCGCACGAAAGCCACTAAGTTTCGGTTTCACCTTCAAAGCAGTACCTGGTTTTTAAACTCACCTTCCCCATTAAGGAGTTGTCATGGAAAACGTTCTGGGTTTTGTTGCTCTGGCTGCCGGTCTGATCATCGGTCTGGGTGCGATCGGTGCTTGTATCGGTATCGGCATCATGGGTTCCAAGTACCTCGAAGCGTCCGCCCGTCAGCCCGAGCTGATGAACGCGCTGCAGACCAAGATGTTCCTGCTCGCCGGCCTGATCGACGCCGCGTTCCTGATCGGCGTCGGTATCGCCATGATGTTCGCCTTCGCCAACCCGTTCCAGCTCTGATCGGTTCGAGTTCATCCTTTATTGAACCAACCTGAGGGCCAAGAACCGTGAATTTGAACGCAACTCTGATAGCCCAGCTCGTTGTGTTCTTCATTCTGGCGTGGTTCACGATGAAATTCGTGTGGCCGCCCATCGTGAAGGCACTGGACGAGCGTGCGAAGAAAATCGCCGACGGGCTGGAAGCTGCGGACAAGGCCAAGGCCGACCTGGCGCTCGCCGAGAAGAAGGTCGTCGAGGAACTGCGCAAGGCCCGCGAATCCGCGGGTGATGTGCGTACCTCCGCTGAAAAGCAGGCGAGCCAGCTGATCGACGAGGCTCGCGCCGAAGCCAACCGCATCATCGCCGCCGCGCGTGAAGCCGCCGAAGCCGAAGCCGGCGTCGCCGCGCAGCGCGCCAAGGAAGCCTTGCGCGACCAGGTCGCCCATCTGGCTGTTGCCGGCGCGGAAAAGATCCTGCGCCGCGAGATCAACACCCAGGTGCACGCCGAGCTGCTTGCCAACCTGAAACAGGAATTGCAATAAGTCATGGCCGAGAACGTCACCATCGCGCGTCCCTATGCCGATGCCGCCTTCGCGCTGGCTCGTGGGGCGAATGCGCTGGGGCCTTGGTCGGAAGTGCTGGATCGGCTCGCCCTCGTGGCGGCCGACTCCACCATGCAGGCGTGTTTCACCGATCCGAAGCTGTCCGCCGATCAGCTCAACAAGCTGATGGTGGACGTCGCTGGCGATCTGAACGCCGAACAGCAGAACTTCATCCGCGTCCTCGTGGAGAACGAACGTCTGCAGGTGCTTCCGGAGATCCGTGACCTGTTCGTTGCACTCAAGAACGAACACGAAGGCGTCCTGGAGGCGAAAATCGCCTCTGCCTTCCCGCTCGACGATGCCGCGCTGGCCGCGTTGAAGGCCGACCTCGAAGCCCGCTTCAAGGTCGTCATCAACGTCACGGTCAGCATCGACCCCGAACTGATCGGTGGGGTCCGCATCGCTGTCGGCGACGAAGTCATCGACGCCTCGGTCCGCGGCAAGCTCGCGAACATGGCCGCTGCGCTAAAGAACTAGGAGCATACATACATGCAACTCAACCCCTCTGAAATCAGTGATCTGATTAAGAGCCGGATCCAGAACCTGCAGCTCGCCGCCACGTCGCGCAACGAGGGCACGGTGGTCTCCGTCACCGACGGCATCACCCGTATCCACGGCCTCACCGATGTGATGCAGGGCGAAATGCTGGAATTCCCCGGCAACACCTACGGTATGGCGCTCAACCTCGAGCGCGATTCCGTGGGCGCGGTCGTGCTCGGCGAATACGAGCACATCACCGAAGGCGACACGGTCAAGGCCACCGGCCGCATCCTCGAAGTCCCGGTCGGCCCCGAGCTGATTGGCCGCGTGGTCAACGCCCTGGGCCAGCCGATCGACGGCAAGGGCCCGATCAACGCCAAGCTCACCGACAAGATCGAGAAGGTCGCGCCCGGCGTCATCGCCCGCCAGTCCGTCTCCCAGCCGGTGCAGACCGGCCTGAAGTCGGTCGACTCGATGGTGCCGATCGGCCGCGGCCAGCGCGAGCTGATCATCGGCGACCGCCAGACCGGCAAGACCGCGGTTGCGGTCGACGCGATCATCAACCAGAAAGGCCAGAACATGTTCTGCGTCTACGTGGCGATCGGTCAGAAGGCTTCGACCGTGGCCAACGTGGTGCGCAAGCTGGAAGAGAACGGCGCCCTGGAATACACCATCGTCGTCGCCGCCACCGCCTCCGAGTCGGCCGCGATGCAGTACCTCGCCGCCTACGCCGGGTGCACGATGGGCGAGTACTTCCGCGACCGCGGCCAGGACGCCCTCATCGTTTATGACGATCTGACCAAGCAGGCCTGGGCCTACCGCCAGGTTTCGCTGCTGCTGCGCCGTCCGCCGGGCCGTGAAGCCTATCCGGGCGACGTGTTCTACCTGCACTCCCGTCTGCTCGAGCGCGCCGCGCGCGTCAATGCCGACTACGTCGAGAAGTTCACCAACGGCGAAGTCAAGGGCAAGACCGGCTCGCTGACCGCGCTGCCGATCATCGAGACCCAGGCCGGCGACGTCTCCGCGTTCGTGCCGACCAACGTCATCTCGATTACCGACGGCCAGATCTTCCTCGAGACCGACCTCTTCAACGCCGGCATCCGTCCCGCGATCAACGCCGGTATCTCGGTGTCGCGCGTCGGTGGTGCGGCCCAGACCAAGGTCATCAAGAAGCTGTCCGGCGGTATCCGTACCGACCTCGCGCAGTACCGCGAGCTCGCCGCCTTCGCCCAGTTCGCTTCCGACCTCGACGACGCCACCCGCAAGCAGCTCGAGCGCGGCCGCCGCGTCACCGAGCTGATGAAGCAGGCGCAGTACTCGCCGATGTCGATCGCCGAAATGGCCATCGTCCTGTACGCGGTGAACAACGGCTACTTCGACGACGTCGAGGTCGCCCGCGTGCTGCCCTTCGAAGCCGCCATGCTGCAGTTCGTCAAGACCAAGCAGGCTGCGCTCATCTCTTCGATCCTGGACAAGAAGGAGCTCGACGCCGATGGCGAGAAGGCTCTGGCGGCCGCGATCGCCGAGTTCAAGAAGAGCTGGGCCTAAGGCCGCGGACGGAGACGGAATATGGCTAGCGGTAAGGAAATCCGTACCAAGATCAAGAGCGTGCAGAACACGCGCAAGATCACCAAGGCCATGGAGATGGTGGCCGCATCCAAGATGCGCAAGGCGCAGGACCGGATGCGGTCTGCCCGCCCCTTCGCCGACAAAATCCGCCGCCTCGCCGCGAACCTGTCCCAGGCCAATGTGACCGACTACAAGCACCCCTTCCTGGTCCGCAAGGACCAGGTGAAACGGGTGGGGCTGATCCTGGTGACCACCGACAAGGGTCTGTGCGGGGGTCTCAACACCAACGTCCAGCGTGTCGCGCTGACCGCCATGAAGGACTGGGAGGCAGCCGGCGTCACCGAGATCCGGGCCTGCGCCATCGGCAACAAGGGTCTGGGTTTCATGCAGCGCATGGGCGCCAAGGTGGTGTCGAACGTCACCCAGCTCGGTGACACGCCCCACCTGGAAAAGCTGATCGGTCCGGTCAAGGTGATGCTCGACGCGTTCCAGAACGACGAGCTCGACGCGGTTTATGTGGCTTACACCCGCTTCATCAACACGATGAAGCAGGAGCCGGTGCTCGAGCAGCTGCTGCCGCTGTCCGGCGAGAAGCTGGGCACGCCCGAGACGTCGTGGGACTACCTCTACGAGCCGGATCCGCAGGTGGTGATCGACGAGTTGCTGGTGCGCTACGTCGAGGCCCTGGTGTATCAGGCGGTGGCCGAGAACATGGCATCCGAGCAGAGCGCGCGCATGGTGGCAATGAAGGCCGCTTCCGACAATGCCAAGAACGTGATTGGCGAACTGCAGCTGGTCTACAACAAGACCCGCCAGGCCGCGATCACCAAGGAGCTGTCGGAAATCGTCGGCGGCGCCGCCGCGGTGTAACGGATTATTGAATTAAGGAAACGACGATGAGTCAAGGTACGATCGTTCAGTGCATCGGCGCGGTGGTGGACATCCAGTTCCCGCGCGACTCGATGCCCAAGGTGTATGACGCCCTGAAGCTCGAGGACGTGGCCGACTCCTTCGCCGAAGCAAATCTGACCTTCGAGGTTCAGCAGCAGCTCGGCGACGGTGTGGTGCGTACGATTGCGATGGGTTCTTCCGACGGCCTGCGCCGCGGCATGAAAGTTGCCAATACCGGCAAGCAGATCTCGGTGCCGGTCGGCATGGGCACGCTGGGCCGGATCATGGACGTGCTCGGTCGCCCGATCGACGACGCCGGTCCGATCGAGACCGACGAGCTGCGCGCGATCCACCAGAAGGCGCCGAAGTTCGACGAGCTCTCGCCTTCGGTCGAGCTGCTCGAGACCGGGATCAAGGTCATCGACCTGATCTGCCCGTTCGCCAAGGGCGGCAAGGTCGGCCTGTTCGGCGGCGCCGGCGTGGGCAAGACCGTGAACATGATGGAGCTGATCAACAACATCGCCAAGCAGCACTCGGGCCTGTCGGTGTTCGCCGGGGTGGGTGAGCGGACCCGTGAAGGGAACGACTTCTACCACGAGATGAAGGACTCCAACGTTCTCGACAAGGTCGCGATGGTGTTCGGCCAGATGAACGAGCCCCCGGGCAACCGTCTGCGCGTGGCGCTGACCGGCCTGACCATGGCCGAGCGCTTCCGCGACGAAGGCCGCGACATCCTGTTCTTCGTCGACAACATCTACCGCTACACCCTGGCCGGTACCGAAGTGTCCGCGCTGCTCGGCCGGATGCCGTCCGCGGTGGGCTACCAGCCGACCCTGGCGGAAGAAATGGGCCGCCTGCAGGAGCGCATCACCTCGACCAAGGTCGGCTCGATCACCTCGATCCAGGCCGTGTATGTGCCTGCGGACGACTTGACC
The window above is part of the Thauera aromatica K172 genome. Proteins encoded here:
- a CDS encoding MFS transporter, yielding MSHQFALLGRRRFLPFFLTQFLGAFNDNVYKNALVVLLTFHAARYTTLAPGVLVNLCAGLFILPFFLFSATAGQIADKFEKSRLIRLTKLLEIAVMALASMAFALESLVLMLLCLFLMGAQSALFGPVKYAILPQHLHEDELVGGNALVESGTFVAILVGTLTGGVLIALPQGMAWVSAVVVALAVLGYGASRHIPAAAPAAPGLRINWNPLTETWRNFRFTRGNRTVFLSIVGVSWFWFYGAVFLSQFPAYAKDTLGGDEHAVVLLLALFSVGIGIGSLLCERLSGGRIELGLVPFGSIGLSLFALDLWWSSPAPGTAAAALTIGEVLARSESWRALADLVAIGVFGGFYIVPLYALIQRRSEPAHRSRVIAGNNILNAFFMVIAAAMGAALLAAGASVPQLFLVTALLNLALAAYLYSQVPEFVQRFAGWLRGRR
- a CDS encoding ATP synthase subunit I; translation: MHKAVLLQLGATLLATAIAAVFFGLRGALSAASGGLACVLPSWFFVWRLTAMTRRKGTASVAAFVAGELVKLASIVGLLGLVLVLYPDVHWGALLIGLILALKANLFAFLVKT
- the atpB gene encoding F0F1 ATP synthase subunit A, producing the protein MAGNAPTASEYVVHHLTHLNNTGHAQENIVDWSVINIDSMFYSVALGLLTVFLLWLAARKATSGVPGRFQGIVEILVDMVADQAKGIVHSAESRKFVAPLALTVFVWIFLMNAMDLLPVDLLPRIWEGVYAAGGGDPEHAYMRVVATADLSAALGLSIGVLLLCLYYNVKIKGVSGWVHELFTAPFGSHPLLYPVNFAMQIIEFVAKTVSHGMRLFGNMYAGELVFILIALLGGTATVFGFVGHVVAGTVWAIFHILIITLQAFIFMMLTLVYVGQAHESH
- the atpE gene encoding F0F1 ATP synthase subunit C, which codes for MENVLGFVALAAGLIIGLGAIGACIGIGIMGSKYLEASARQPELMNALQTKMFLLAGLIDAAFLIGVGIAMMFAFANPFQL
- a CDS encoding F0F1 ATP synthase subunit B, which encodes MNLNATLIAQLVVFFILAWFTMKFVWPPIVKALDERAKKIADGLEAADKAKADLALAEKKVVEELRKARESAGDVRTSAEKQASQLIDEARAEANRIIAAAREAAEAEAGVAAQRAKEALRDQVAHLAVAGAEKILRREINTQVHAELLANLKQELQ
- a CDS encoding F0F1 ATP synthase subunit delta; translation: MAENVTIARPYADAAFALARGANALGPWSEVLDRLALVAADSTMQACFTDPKLSADQLNKLMVDVAGDLNAEQQNFIRVLVENERLQVLPEIRDLFVALKNEHEGVLEAKIASAFPLDDAALAALKADLEARFKVVINVTVSIDPELIGGVRIAVGDEVIDASVRGKLANMAAALKN
- the atpA gene encoding F0F1 ATP synthase subunit alpha → MQLNPSEISDLIKSRIQNLQLAATSRNEGTVVSVTDGITRIHGLTDVMQGEMLEFPGNTYGMALNLERDSVGAVVLGEYEHITEGDTVKATGRILEVPVGPELIGRVVNALGQPIDGKGPINAKLTDKIEKVAPGVIARQSVSQPVQTGLKSVDSMVPIGRGQRELIIGDRQTGKTAVAVDAIINQKGQNMFCVYVAIGQKASTVANVVRKLEENGALEYTIVVAATASESAAMQYLAAYAGCTMGEYFRDRGQDALIVYDDLTKQAWAYRQVSLLLRRPPGREAYPGDVFYLHSRLLERAARVNADYVEKFTNGEVKGKTGSLTALPIIETQAGDVSAFVPTNVISITDGQIFLETDLFNAGIRPAINAGISVSRVGGAAQTKVIKKLSGGIRTDLAQYRELAAFAQFASDLDDATRKQLERGRRVTELMKQAQYSPMSIAEMAIVLYAVNNGYFDDVEVARVLPFEAAMLQFVKTKQAALISSILDKKELDADGEKALAAAIAEFKKSWA
- the atpG gene encoding F0F1 ATP synthase subunit gamma → MASGKEIRTKIKSVQNTRKITKAMEMVAASKMRKAQDRMRSARPFADKIRRLAANLSQANVTDYKHPFLVRKDQVKRVGLILVTTDKGLCGGLNTNVQRVALTAMKDWEAAGVTEIRACAIGNKGLGFMQRMGAKVVSNVTQLGDTPHLEKLIGPVKVMLDAFQNDELDAVYVAYTRFINTMKQEPVLEQLLPLSGEKLGTPETSWDYLYEPDPQVVIDELLVRYVEALVYQAVAENMASEQSARMVAMKAASDNAKNVIGELQLVYNKTRQAAITKELSEIVGGAAAV